One stretch of Euphorbia lathyris chromosome 7, ddEupLath1.1, whole genome shotgun sequence DNA includes these proteins:
- the LOC136235806 gene encoding uncharacterized protein: MSEQEDGIKEEQQWQELMLPHLLCTDAVQELHATILNEWDPLRKSACQTAAGRALWKHLIHDPFADLLAGETHLRSLHQKIKNDQLNNAREISGVILAVRTLWFDSKVEAALTSFREESQVVLLGAGMDARAYRLSCLKESNVFEVDFPEVLEVKASLLETAMKSIDKKQHPKMIAKSLNRVTADIRSNDWFEKLQISGFMPEKDTVWVLEGILYYLSHDHAMQVLKIIADKCALAHTVLLADFMNKPSTTMSNAIFHFYSDWPDQLLPSLGFSNVGLSQIGDPDAHFGLMDDPLNLFNKLRSLPRSMQTYPDDGKPCCRLYLVQASGLPNQTNQ; encoded by the exons atgtcaGAACAAGAGGATGGTATCAAGGAAGAACAACAATGGCAAGAGCTAATGCTTCCGCATTTGTTATGTACTGATGCGGTTCAAGAACTCCATGCGACAATCTTAAATGAGTGGGATCCTCTTCGGAAGTCGGCATGCCAAACAGCAGCTGGAAGAGCTCTTTGGAAACATCTCATCCATGACCCTTTTGCAGATTTACTGGCAGGAGAGACACACCTTAGAAGTCTTCATCAGAAGATAAAGAATGACCAACTCAACAATGCACGAGAAATTTCGGGAGTGATTCTAGCAGTTCGAACCCTCTGGTTTGATTCGAAAGTGGAAGCTGCTCTTACTTCTTTCCGAGAAGAATCGCAGGTTGTTCTCCTTGGTGCAG GAATGGATGCAAGGGCATACCGTCTAAGCTGCCTGAAGGAAAGCAATGTCTTTGAAGTTGATTTCCCAGAAGTCTTAGAAGTGAAAGCCTCCCTTTTAGAGACAGCAATGAAATCAATAGATAAGAAACAGCATCCAAAAATGATAGCGAAGTCCCTGAACAGAGTAACAGCTGATATAAGAAGTAATGACTGGTTTGAAAAACTTCAGATATCAGGGTTCATGCCGGAGAAGGACACAGTCTGGGTGCTAGAAGGTATCCTCTACTACCTCTCCCACGACCATGCCATGCAAGTGCTGAAGATTATAGCTGACAAATGTGCTCTTGCTCACACAGTTCTCTTGGCAGATTTTATGAATAAACCATCCACCACCATGTCCAATGCCATCTTCCATTTCTACAGTGATTGGCCTGATCAGCTTCTGCCATCCTTAGGATTTTCCAATGTAGGGCTTTCACAGATTGGTGATCCTGATGCTCATTTTGGCCTCATGGATGACCCGTTAAATCTGTTCAACAAGCTTCGCAGCTTGCCAAGATCAATGCAGACCTACCCTGATGATGGAAAACCTTGTTGTCGCTTGTATTTGGTCCAAGCTTCGGGTTTACCTAATCAAACTAATCAATAG